In Caloramator sp. E03, the sequence CCACCTTCATAGGTCTTCTTTCAATATCTGCCCTTATCTCATCATCGGACATAACCTCAGGCTTTGGAGGAATGTAAAGCTTTGTTGCATCGATTTCAAAAGGAACTCTTCCCTTTATTTCAACTAAAGTTCCTTCAGCTTCCTGCATGATGTTTTTGTGAACTACTTCAACATCTACAAGACCTAACTTCTTTCCAATCTCAAGGGCAACTACCTCAGCAGTGCTTTCATCAACAGGAAGAAACATTGTCTGAAGTATATATCCATCTCCTGCCCACTCAACCTCTGGCTTTACATGCTCCCTGCTATAGTATTTTCTTGACTCATTAAGCCTTACATTTACATTATCCTCTTCATCAAGTTCATCAATATAAACTATTTTCTCTGGCTTTTCAAAGGTACATCCATCTATTAAATCTGATGGATTCACTATTCCCTCAGGAAGGTTGTTGTATCCAAAATGAGCTGTAACTGGTGCCATATAATCCTTATCCCTTGGATATACAGTTCCTGCACCTATTCCACCATCTATTTTTCTAACTATTCCATCTCCGTTTCTTTCAGGATAATATCCAGAATCAACAAAGAATCCTTCCTCAACAGCCTTAAAATATCCTCCAACCTCTAAAATCTCTTCCATGAAAAGAACTGCTCTCTCTTTTATCTCTCTTGCCTTTTCTTTTAGATAACCATCTTTTTTAAGTTCAATCATTTCCATAAGGCCGTCCATTCCGGCAAAGGCCTGTTTTGCTGTACTTACTGCAGCAATGTTGTTGTAATGCCATGGTACGTTTCTGCCTTCATCAGGAGTTATAGTTGACTGAATATCTGCACTTGTTAAAACTGATGTTAAAATATTTAAAACATGGGTTACCGTAGCTTCCCTGGTATCTGATTCAATATATTTTGTATTCATCTGAGCCCTCATTCTATATTCATGGAAAAAGTCTCTTAAAGCTACAGCATAGGGTAAGTCCAGCCTTAAACAAGGTGCAGGAGGGGCTGTTGGTGGAACTGTTGAAAGGCAGATATTTTTAGGATCCATACCAACCTTTCTTGAATACATACAATTTATTGCATGCTGAACCATAAGCTCAGGCATAACCTTCCATGCCTGTCTTGCAGTAGCATTAGCATTATGCGCACCATCTATTTGTGCCATATTAGCCCAAACCATTATTTTTTTTGCTTCAGCTGCATCTACAAAAGAGCGCACCATATTTACATTTCTATAAAGAACGTTGTACTGTGGATCCTGATGGGCACCATTTACTCCTTCTTCTGCAAACATAACAGCAATGTCAGGGCCTGCTTCCCCTGATACATAGGAATGGTAGTTGATTGGGCGGCCAACTTCATCCTCAATCATATCAAGAGCCTTTCTTTGTGCCCTTACCTGTTTTCTTGTAACCGGAATTCCTCCAATTCCCTGAGGAGTACCCTCAATAAGCCCGTCATAGTGGCTCTGTCCTGCAGTCCTTATAACCATAATATGATCTGCACCATGCCATGCAGCCATTCTCATTCTTCTTATATCATCCTCAAACCTTCCTGATGCTATTTCAGTTGTTATAACAGGCTTAGGCTGAGGATCAATATTTCCAAAATACTTAGATGAAGGAAGACCATAGCTGTTTTTTAAGGGTTTACTCATATCGTGAAAAGTAAAGGGACCCATCTCAAGATTATCAATAGGCTCTCTCCAGTGCCATCCTCTTCTTCTTGGACGATAATGCTCCAAATCCTTTAAAATCTCATCTATATCTATTTTTTCATTTCTTTTAAGTTCCATTACTTTTCACCTCCTTTAAAAATGTTTACTGCTAAGTCCCAATGAAGTCCCTGGGCCATCTCCCGTCCAACTTCCCTATAATCTCTGTTAAGATGCTTTGATACCTTTAAAACAACATGCCCTGCTCCTTTTCCCATAAGACCTCTGTCTATAGTATTATTTACAATATCCTTTGCTTCAAGGCTTGAAAATCCCATCCTTAAAAGGATTGACCTTTCAATTGATGGAGTTGTATTGTTTCTTGCCAATTCAACTAAAGGGTCAACTATTTTTTCAGCAAGAGCCCAAAATCTTTGCTCTAATTCTTCATCGGTAAGATCTTTAAGATGCTGCCTTCTAACTTCAAAATCATCAGCTCTTTTAATAGGCATAATCCCCCTCCTATTTTTTTATTCCAAGTTCATCTAATACCGATTCTACAAATTTTCTATTTGTTCTTGTTTCTAATGCTAAAAATTCAATATCTTTATCATTTACACAATCTACCTTTGCCCTATTTATTGCATTTTTTATATATGATTTTCTCATTTTATCCATATCTGCATGTCTAACTTTAATAAGGCTTGGATGCTCAGGAAGTATTATGTTAGTTCCAGGTATTTCCTCATCAGGATTCCCAAATTTAACTTCAACTCCATTTTTCTTTGCAAAGGAAAGCTGTGCTAAAGGATGCTTTCCTGCCCCTGTATATTCAGTTTCCTGAATAACTATGATTTTATCTTCATCCATCTGTTGTGCTAATGCAAAGGCAGCAGTAAGGGATGTATTTCCTGCAGGGCCTCTCTCCAGTCCCTCAAGCTGCGATAATGCTTCAGTTATATAAAATACCTCACCCTGTTTTACTAAAAGATAATCTTCCATATATCTTAATGCCCTTGCCGCACTTCTTGGAACATCAGAATGATCAGGGTCAGTGGTGTATGGAACTCCAAAGCCTGTGTGCCCAGTTGTAAAAGATTTTCTGTTAAAGGCTTTATCTGATGCCATATGAAGTCCAGTTAAATCAACACTAACACCTATTACCTTTGTATTTACAGCCCCAGCTTTAATAAGACCTCTTGCTGTACCTGTTAAGTTTCCACCTCCTGCATGGGTTGCAACTACTACATCAGGATCATGTCCTATCATCTCTCTGCACTGAATGGCTATTTCGTATCCTAAAGTTTCAACCCCTGCAATTCCAAAGGTAGAATAAAGTGAAGCATTAAAATATCCAGTTTCCTCAAGTATTCTAAGGAAGGTGTAGAAAAGCTCAGGGCCAACCGTTAGCTGTACAACCTCAGCACCAAGGCATTCGCACTTTCTCTGTTTTTCAAGTATTTCAGGCTGACCAATCTTTCTTGAATCATAGCACTCCTGAACTATAATGCAGTCTAAGTTTCTCATAGCAGCCTGTGA encodes:
- a CDS encoding ornithine aminomutase subunit alpha yields the protein MPIKRADDFEVRRQHLKDLTDEELEQRFWALAEKIVDPLVELARNNTTPSIERSILLRMGFSSLEAKDIVNNTIDRGLMGKGAGHVVLKVSKHLNRDYREVGREMAQGLHWDLAVNIFKGGEK
- the oraE gene encoding D-ornithine 4,5-aminomutase subunit OraE yields the protein MELKRNEKIDIDEILKDLEHYRPRRRGWHWREPIDNLEMGPFTFHDMSKPLKNSYGLPSSKYFGNIDPQPKPVITTEIASGRFEDDIRRMRMAAWHGADHIMVIRTAGQSHYDGLIEGTPQGIGGIPVTRKQVRAQRKALDMIEDEVGRPINYHSYVSGEAGPDIAVMFAEEGVNGAHQDPQYNVLYRNVNMVRSFVDAAEAKKIMVWANMAQIDGAHNANATARQAWKVMPELMVQHAINCMYSRKVGMDPKNICLSTVPPTAPPAPCLRLDLPYAVALRDFFHEYRMRAQMNTKYIESDTREATVTHVLNILTSVLTSADIQSTITPDEGRNVPWHYNNIAAVSTAKQAFAGMDGLMEMIELKKDGYLKEKAREIKERAVLFMEEILEVGGYFKAVEEGFFVDSGYYPERNGDGIVRKIDGGIGAGTVYPRDKDYMAPVTAHFGYNNLPEGIVNPSDLIDGCTFEKPEKIVYIDELDEEDNVNVRLNESRKYYSREHVKPEVEWAGDGYILQTMFLPVDESTAEVVALEIGKKLGLVDVEVVHKNIMQEAEGTLVEIKGRVPFEIDATKLYIPPKPEVMSDDEIRADIERRPMKVVAGTVGNDEHSVGLREIIDIKHGGIEKYGIECIYLGTSVPVEKLVDAAIEANADAILASTIISHDNIHYKNMKKIHELCIEKGIRDRIIIACGGTQVANEFAVEAGVDAGFGRGTKGVHVATFLVKKRRELESKGLK
- the ortB gene encoding 2-amino-4-oxopentanoate thiolase subunit OrtB, which codes for MKVDVSFDAVMNRKNEIMKKALGMDYSIYESGGIAFDYEKMMRDIGFGISYIMKIQRETGVGNTPLLELKNLTELVRKISPKGKGARIFVKDEACNPSGSFKDRRASVSVYIAKKLGYKGVVAATSGNYGAAVASQAAMRNLDCIIVQECYDSRKIGQPEILEKQRKCECLGAEVVQLTVGPELFYTFLRILEETGYFNASLYSTFGIAGVETLGYEIAIQCREMIGHDPDVVVATHAGGGNLTGTARGLIKAGAVNTKVIGVSVDLTGLHMASDKAFNRKSFTTGHTGFGVPYTTDPDHSDVPRSAARALRYMEDYLLVKQGEVFYITEALSQLEGLERGPAGNTSLTAAFALAQQMDEDKIIVIQETEYTGAGKHPLAQLSFAKKNGVEVKFGNPDEEIPGTNIILPEHPSLIKVRHADMDKMRKSYIKNAINRAKVDCVNDKDIEFLALETRTNRKFVESVLDELGIKK